The genomic interval GTCGTACAGAGTTGAGAAACCGGGGTTCTCGACGAAGAATGAACGTCTCCGCGTTTAATCATGACAAGAACCCCGGTTTCTGCGGTGGCTGCAAGATCTGGATAATGGAATTTTTGTCGCTTAATCTGGCTTTTGTCTGGACTTTAACCGCCAACCTGGTTTTACGACCTGGCGAGAACGGGCAATCACCAAACAATCATCCGGAACATCTTCTGTGATGGTAGAACCAGCGGCGATGTTGACATCTTTGCCAATGGCAATGGGGGCAACTAGCACACTGTTGGAACCCGTTTTGGAGCGATCGCCAATCGTCGTTGGGTGTTTGTTGACCCCATCGTAATTAGCGGTAATGGTGCCTGCACCAATGTTGACCTGGTTTCCGGTGGTGGTGTCACCCAGGTAGGAAAGGTGGGCCACATTCGTGCGATCGCCCAATTTTGTATTCTTTAACTCCACAAAATTCCCAATTCGGCAATTGACCCCGGTTTCTGCATGGCCACGCAGGTGGGCAAAGGGACCGATGCGTGTGCCATCTGCTACGGTGCTGTCGGTAACGACTGAATACAGCACCGTCGCGTTTTTGCCAATCTGGCTATTTTCAATCAAACTACCCGGACCAATGCGACTGCCTGATTGGATCACGGTTTTACCGCGCAGGTGAGTTTCTGGTTCAACCACCACATCTGGTTCTAACTGCACCGTGTCATCGATCGTAATACTGTCTGGATCGATCAGCGTCACTCCGGCTGCCATCCAGTTATCCTTAATCCGGGTTTGCAAAATACCGTAGGCGGTTGAGAGCTGTTTGCGATCGTTAATTCCCAGGATTTCCTGATAATCCTCCACATCAACAACCGTCACCGGATCGAGAAAATTCACCGCATCGGTCAGGTAATACTCTTTTTGGTCATTCTCCGCAGACAAGCGGGGCAAAACTTCGGCTAAATCCTGCCAGCGGAAGCAGTATACCCCGGCATTAATCCGATGATTTTGCTTTTGAGCGGCTGTGCAATCCCGGTCTTCTACAATCTGCTGGAGGATGTTTTGGCCATTACAAAAAACCCGCCCATATCCCTTCGGGTTAGGCAGGTGTGCCGTTAAAATAGTCGCTGGATTCTGTCGATCGCGATGGGTCTGTAGCAACAGTCGGAGAGTTTGAGGACGCAGTAGTGGCACATCTCCGTTGAGAATCAACAGGTCTCCCTCAAATCCCTGGAGGTGGGGGAGTAGTTGTTGAACCGCATGCCCTGTTCCCAATTGTTCGGTTTGCTCAACAAACTCTAATTCAGGGTATGCTTCTGATGTATCCAGCTTTGAGAGAGCCTGTTGCACCAACTCACTCCGATAGCCAACAATCACTAAACGCCGAACAGGTTCAATCTCTGACAAACTGCCAAGAACCCACTCAACCAGAGATTTTCCCCCCATTTGGTGCAGCACTTTGGGCAAATCCGATTTCATTCGCGTTCCCCGCCCCGCCGCCAGTATCGCAACCGCTACCATTAGAATCCATCCACCATAAAGCTTCGTTCCTAGTTATACGCCACTTCGAGAGCAGAATGAAGAATGCCGAGTGAAGAATGCAGAAGAAGGGAGAAGGCAGAGGGCAGAAGGCAGAGGGCAGAAGGGGAGAGGGCAGAAGGGGAGAGGGCAGAAGGGGAGAGGATGCGGGGACACGGGGACACGGAGAACTCAAAACTCAAAACTTAAAACTCAAAACTTAAAACTCAAAACTTAAAACTCCTAATTCTCATCCCGCATCCTTTCCCTATCACCTGCCACCTACCACCTTCTCTATGCCTACCACGATCGCCCTTATCGCCCATGATGCAAAAAAAGAAGAAATTGCCAGCTTTGCAGCGCAGCATGCCCCCTTACTAAAGCGGTATCGCTTAATTGCAACGGATACCACTGGACAGCGGATTCAGGATGTGGCGGGTTTGGTTGTCGAGCGCAAGTTGTCTGGTCCTATGGGGGGGGATGCCCAGATTGCCGCGGAGGTGGTAGCAGGAACTGTGGTAGCGGTCATTTTTCTGGTCGATGCCCTCTATGCCCAACCCCACGAACCTGGACTTCAGGTGATTTCGCGGGTTTGTAATGTCCACAACGTGTTACTGGCAACCAATTTAATTACAGCCGAGGCGATCGCTGCCCGTTTAGCAAAAACACTGGTTGCCCATCTAATCTACAACCCCGTTTCCGGGCAGGGGAACGCTGAACAAGATTTATCCTTCATTCAACAAATGCTGGAGCCGCACCTGCACCTGGAAGTCCATGAAACCACAAGTGATGTGGGGGCAGAAGAACTGGTGAAGGAGGCGATCACTGCCGATGCTGACATTGTAATTGCCTCTGGCGGAGATGGCACCGTTTCTGCTGTTGCGGGAGCGCTGATTGGTTCCGGAATTCCATTAGGCATCATCCCCAGAGGCACTGCCAATGCCTTCGCCGTAGCACTTGGAATTCCCCGTTTGTTGCCCATTCGCAACGCCTGTCAAATTATTCTGGCAGGTCACACAAAGCAGGTAGATGTTGCCCGTTGCAATGGAATGCCGATGATTCTGCTGGCAGGTGTGGGATATGAAGCCGAAATGGTCGAACGTGCCAGTCGAGAGCTTAAGGATCAATGGGGCGCAATGGCATACCTGATGGCAGGTTGGCAATTGCTGGATGAGCAAGGGCAATTTGATGCCGAAATTGAGGCGGAGGGAGAAGTGCATCAGTTTCAAGCCAATGCAATTACGATCGCTAACGCCGCCCCCCCCACCTCTGTTCTGGCACAGGGAGCCGGAGAGGTGTTGTTTGACGATGGGCTATTGGATGTGACGATCGCGACCGCAGAAACAAAACTCCAGGCAGTTACCACGATGCTGACAATGCTGGGATCTGCTCTGGTGAAAGGCGGACGGCAAAATCAAAATGTGGTTCACGGACGCGCCCGAAAGCTCAAGGTCAAAACCAACCCACCCCAAAAGGTGGTGGTAGATGGGGAAATTGTTGGTACAACACCGATCGAAGTGGAATGTATTCCCGACGGGTTAACCGTGTTGGTTCCGGGTTGAGGAAAGGCAAAGGGCAGCTGGGAATAGGTGTCAGGGTACAACTTTGCTTAGGGAGTCAGCAGCCAGAAGGTTCCTATGATTCTGACCCCTGCCTGCTGGCTCCTGAATTCTCTTGCCGTTAGCCCATAGCAAATCGTTGGAGCAACAATGACAGACACTGAAGCAAGTAACCTAGCTCTAGTACGCTCTTATCTAGCCGCCATTGAAGCAGGCGCAGTAGATGATGACCTGGGGAAATTCTTTACCCCTGATGCAGTTCAAGTAGAGTTGCCAAACCTTCTCAATCCGAAAGGAGGTGAAAGTGACCTTCCAACCATTCTTGCCCGGTCTAAGCAAGGACAGAAGCTATTAAGCGCCCAGCGTTATGAGATTCGCTCTGAAATTGCCCAGGGATCGAGGGCCGCAGTCGAGGTGTTATGGACAGGAACACTTGCGCTCGCACTGGGTGAATTGGCTGCTGGCTCAACGATAAGAGCCTGCTTCGCGATGTTTTTTGAATTCAGTCATGGTCAAATTCGATCACAACGTAACTATGACTGCTTTGAACCATGGTGACCTCAACTGAAAGGCATAACGTGAGCCAATCAATCTCTCCAGCGTTTAATGCCAACCTAATAGCCCAACTCAAGTAGACTGCCAGTCTGTCCTCGGCCTTCGCTAAAGGAAACCGAAATAAAATCCAAAGTTTAGTTAGAGAATTCATTTCACATGGCAAAGTCTTAGCGTGAATAGATTTTACATGCTTGAAGTGAGGGGGTAGAGGTTAGGAAAGTTTTAAGCTCGGTCATTAGTCATTGGTCATTGATTGACTCTCCCATCTCCCCCCCTCCCCTAACCCCTGACCTCTGACACCTGACCTCTGACACCTGACACCTATTTCCTTCTGTCCTCTGTCTTTTGTCCCTACCACCTACCACCTACCCATGAGCCATCCCGAATCTTCAACAATCATCTTAGGGGCAGGTTTTGTAGGGTTATTTACTGCCCTGCATCTGGTGCATCGCCACTATCCAGCTCCCATTATTTTGGTGGATAAAAGCGATCGCTTTAGCTTCAAACCCTTGCTGTATGAGTATCTCAGTGGTGAGTTAACCCCAAATGAGGTGGTGCCCTCCTATACAACGCTGCTAAAGGGAAGTGGGGTTCAATTTATCCAGGACACAGTGGAGCACATTGATCTGCAACAGCAGCAGGTTCAACTGGGAAAGGGGAGTGCCTATCCCTATAGCAATCTAGTTCTGGCTTTGGGGAGCGTTCCAGCCTTTTTTGCAGAGGGGGCAAGCGACCATGCGTTAACTTTTCAGTCAAAAGTTGATGTGGATCGGTTGCGGGAGCACCTGCAATCTACTTTGCACCGCGCAGCCCAGTCTACTGATGCTGAGGAGCGCCAGCACTTGCTGACCACCACGATCGTAGGGGGAGGTCCGGCGGGTGTTGAATTATCCATGACCCTGGGAGATGTGTTACCAGAATGGTACCGCGACAGGGGTGGGAATCCAGCAGAGTTAAAGGTCGTCCTGCTTAACCGGGGAGATATTCTGGCAGGTGATATCAACAGCCATCTACGGGCGATCGCAAAACAGTCTTTTCAGAAACGGAAGATTCCCATTGAATTCCGGATGGGAGCCTCTGTGACTGCGATTCGCCCCGGCGTTGTGGAATATACGCGCGAGAACCAGGCAGAGCAGTTAGCCGCAGGCACGATTGTTTGGACAGCGGGAACAACGGTTAATCCTTTGATCAAAATGCTGCCCATTGCTGCCGAAAATCGGACTAAACGGGGACAGGTGCATGTGCTCCCAACCCTGCAACTACCGGAATATCCAGCGGTGTTTGCGGCAGGAGACTGTGCGGTTGTGGTAGAAGCAGGCAACGAACAACGATTGCCCGCCACTGCCCAGGTTGCCTACCAGCAGGGAGCCACGATCGCCCACAACCTGCTCAACCAGGTCAAACATCTCTCGCTGCAACCAGCCCAGGTTAGCCTGCGGGGCACTTTAATGAAACTCGGATTTGACACAGCCGTTGCTAATTTATTTGATCGTTATGAAATTACGGGCAAAGCAGGTCAACTGATTCGTGAAGGCACCTATTTAGGAATGTTGCCCACGCCTCTACATGATTTCAAAGCCAGTGAGGAATGGTTCGTTGACGAGTTGTTCGATCGCCACGCTCCCAATTCCCTCTAGGAGTGGGGAGAGTCCTGATGTCCATCCCTCCTCTTTCCCGTCTGCCCTTAATTGGAGAACCCAATGCTTGACTTCCTGCCCCCCCTTAACGATCACAATTTGCCCTACCCCGATACCATTCACCCGATCGTGGTTCATTTCGTGATTGCGATGGTGCTATTTGCCTTCCTTTGTGATGTGATTGGCTATTTCACCCGCAATGTCCGGTTGTTTGAGGTGAGCTGGTGGAATCTATTTTTTGCCACCCTGTCGATCTTTATTGCAGTTCTGTTTGGACAGGTAGAAGCAGGTCTGGCGGAACCCTACGATGTCGTTGAGCCGGTTCTGAATCTGCACACCCTGATTGGCTGGTCGCTTTCGGCAATTTTGGCGGGGCTTACTGCCTGGCGCTTTATTTTACGCTCCCGCGATCCCCAAACCCTGCCCCTTCCCTACCTGGGAGTTGGGGTGCTCATCACTTGCCTGGTCTGCTTTCAAATTTATCTGGGAGACAAGCTGGTTTGGATCTATGGCCTGCATACGGTGCCTGTTATTGAAGCGACTAGAAATGGAGTGTTGTGATGAACCCTGAGTTGATTGAACAGTTGGGTTCCCAGCTTGGTGCAAATGGGTTGCCCTACACTATTCCAATTCATCCCAATCTGGTGCATTTGACACTAGGGTTGTTCATTATTGCGATCGCCTTTGATATCGCTGGCGCACTGTTTCCGCTGGAAAAGTCTATTCTCAAATTTTTGTCCCTGACGGTCATTCGTTCTAACTTCTTTGATGTTGGTTGGTACAACATGCTGGCAGCGGCAATTATTACCTTCTTCACCGTCGCCGCAGGTTTCTACGAAATGCTACTGGCAACCCCTCCTGCCGATGTCAAAAGTGCCTGGGGACTGGGTGCGATGGAGACCATGCTGTGGCACGGGGTCGGAGGCGTACTGCTCCTGGCAATGATTGTTGGGATGACTGTGTGGCGAGGGTTTCAACGCTTTCTGTGGCGAAACGATATGGGCAGACAGGTGCAGTGGAGTTACCTGCTGGTTGGGCTGGTGATCTTTTTTCTGATGTTCCTCCACGGCACATTGGGTGCCCATCTTGCAGGTGAGTTTGGGGTTCACAATACGGCTGATCGCCTGCTCCGCGCTGGTGAAAACCCAAATGTAATATTGAGCAAATAACGTGCCGTCAAACGCTAAGTTTTACTTTGGAGCCTAAAATGACAACCCCTAAAACCTCCATCACAATTGAAGATCCCAATCAAGCTATTAATCCCTTTCAGAGAATGGTATGAAACTCTCGAATATCTTGACCCTGGTTGCGATCGCTGCGGTTCTTGTCCTTGCCAGTCTCTGGATGGCGCACCAGTCCCACTCCTGGCTTCCTCCCGTTGCCACCGAAGAAGCCAGGCTGGTGGATGAGTTATTCAGTCTGCTGGTCGGTCTGGGAACATTCATTTTTCTGGGGGTGAGTGGCTTTATCTTCTACTCAGTTTTGACCCAACGCACCAGCCGCTTTGACTTGAGTGATGGCCCCCCGATCGAAGGCAACACCACCCTGGAAATTGTTTGGACAGGAATTCCCATTCTTCTCGTGTTTTTCATTGCGGGCTACAGCTATCACATCTACGAAAAAATGGCGATTCGGGGTCCGATGGAAATTGTGCATCTGCATACCCCCCTGGAAATGCAGACTGCCTATGCTGCCCCTTTGAACAGCGAACCTGTAGAAGAGATTGAAGTGCATGCCAAACAGTGGGCATGGTCATTTCACTACCCCGAAAAGAATGTCACCAGTTCCGAACTCCATCTCCCCGCAAATCACCGAGTTAAGCTGGCAATGCAGACTGAGGACGTAATCCACGGCTTCTATGTCCCCGACTTTCGCCTCAAGCAGGACATCATCCCCAACCGGACGATCGACTTTGAGTTCACCCCCATTCGCGAAGGCAAGTATCGTCTCAACGATTCCCAATTTAGTGGTACCTACTTCGCCATCATGCAGGCAAATGTGGTCGTCGAGTCACCCGAACAGTACGATCAGTGGCTCAATCAAACTGCTACCCAAAAATTGGTTCCCGCCAACAACCAACCCTTTGATGAATATACGAAGCGATCGAAAAAAGGACTGCGATCGGGCTGGAAAACCGTTCCCCCTGCACCACCACCGCTCGTCAACCATGCCGGAGAGTTGTAATTGAGAATGATGAATGACGAGTTTTGATTGATGGATTAAGAACTCAGTTCGACTCTCAATTCGTTATGCTTCTCCTCTGATTCAACGCTCCAATCAAAAGGTTTCACTCCGGTTCAATTCATAATTCAAAATTCATAATCTTTCCATGACAAACATCCCCGTCGAAGGAATTGGTATCCCTGGTGAAAAACCCAAATTTCAGCCACCCCCCGGATGGAAACGCTATTTCAGCTTCAGTACCGATCACAAAGTGATTGGAATTCAATATCTGGTGACTTCATTCACCTTTTTCCTGATCGGTGGGTTTCTTGCCATGATTATTCGGGCAGAGCTGATTACCCCAGAATCAGATTTAATCGATCGCACCCTCTACAACAGCATGTTCACCATGCACGGCACGATCATGATCTTTTTGTGGATCTTTCCGTCGCTAGTGGGACTATCCAACTACCTGGTGCCGCTGATGATTGGGGCGCGGGACATGGCATTTCCCCGGTTAAATGCAGCAGCATTCTGGCTGATTCCGGTGGTCGGCATTTTGTTAATGGCAAGCTTCTTTTTGCCGGATGGCACAGCTCAAGCAGGATGGTGGGTTTATCCTCCAGTCAGCCTCCAGAATCCCGGTGGTCATTTGATCAGCGGGCAGGCAGTCTGGATTCTGGCAGTGGCGATTTCGGGGATTTCCTCGATTATGGGAGCGGTCAACTTTGTTGCCACGATCGTCAAAATGCGGGCACCGGGGATGACCTTCTTTCGGATGCCCGTTTTCGTTTGGACGGTGTTGAGTGCCCAATTAATTCAGCTCACAGCACTGCCTGCTTTGACGGCTGGAGCTGTCATGCTGCTGTTTGATTTAACCGTAGGCACCAGCTTCTTTAACTCTGCCAAAGGCGGCAATCCGGTTCTGTTTCAGCACTTCTTCTGGTTTTACTCCCATCCTGCCGTCTACGTGATGGCGCTACCGGCCTTCGGCATTTTCTCAGAAGTCATTCCGGTCTATGCCCGCAAACCACTATTCGGCTACAAGGTGGTTGCCGTTTCTTCCCTGCTGATTGCTGGCGTGAGTTTGCTGGTCTGGGTGCATCACATGTTTACCAGTGGCACTCCGGGTTGGATGCGGATGATCTTCATGCTTTCCAGTATGTGCGTGGGAGTGCCGACTGGGATCAAGATTTTTGCCTGGACTGCCACGCTCTGGAAAGGCAAAATTCGACTGCAAACACCCATGCTGTTTGCCCTGGGAGCTGTCCTGATGTTTTTGTTTGCTGGCATCACCGGAATTATGCTGGCATCGGTGCCGATCGACATTCACGTCAACAACACCTATTTCGTCGTTGGTCACTTTCATTATGTCGTCTATGGCACCGTCACAATGGGGCTGTTTGCAGGCATTTACCACTGGTTCCCCAAAATGACCGGGCGGATGTATTACGAGGGATTGGGAGTACTCCACTTCTGGCTGGCATTCATCGGCACTAATTTGAATTTTCTGCCCATGCATCCCCTCGGATTACAGGGAATGCTACGGCGCGTTTCCTCCTACGATCCGGAGTATGCATTCTGGAATGTCCTTGCCAGTTTGGGAGCATTCTTGCTGGGCATTTCCACCCTGCCCTTTATTCTGAACCTGTTAGGTGCCTGGGTTCAGGGCGAAAAAGCACCCGACAATCCCTGGCGGGCGATCGGACTGGAATGGCTGGTTTCTTCCCCCCCTCCAATTGAAAACTTCGCAGAAATCCCGATCGTCGTTTCAGAACCCTACGGCTATGGCAAGGATGAACCGTTAGTTGAGAATGCAGCGGCAGTGAGGGGGGAGTAGGGTGTGGGGTGTAAGGGTGTGGGGCGTGGGGTGTGGGGTGTAAGGGTGTGGGGTGTGGGGTGTAAGGGTGTAAGGGTGTGGGGTGTGGGGTGTGGGGTGTGGAGTTAATTCAAATGAAATCGACTGTAAAACTCAAAACTCAAAACTTAAAACTTAAAACTCAAAACTTAAAACTCAAAACTCAAAACTCAAAACTTAAAACTCAAAACTCAAAACTCAAAACGCTGTCGTAGGAATCAGTTATGGAAAGTTCTGTCAGTTCCGAGCAGGTGCAACAAAAAGTACATCAGGAGAGTGAGCATACCCATGATGTGCAGGGCACCAGCCTGTTTGGCTTTATTGTGTTTCTGCTGTCAGAGAGCGTTATTTTTCTTAGCTTTTTTGCGGGATACATTGCCCTCAAAACAACGACGCCTGACTGGCTACCACCAGGAGTTGAGGGGTTAGAAACCCATGATCCGTTGATCAATACGATCGTGTTGGTTTCCAGTAGCTTCGTGATTTATTTTGCCGAAGAAGCGCTCAAGAAAAATAAACTAACCTTGTTTCGCCTGCTCTGGTTACTGACTTCTGCAATGGGAATTTACTTTCTGGTGGGGCAGGCGATCGAGTGGCGGGGTCTTCCCTTCGGGTTTACCTCAGGAGCTTTTGGCGGTACATTCTACCTGCTAACAGGATTTCATGGCTTGCACGTTTTAACCGGAATCCTGCTTCAATTTTTGATGCTTGCCCGTTCCTTTTTTCCTGGCAACTACACCAAAGGTCATACGGGAGTGACCGAAGTTTCCTTATTCTGGCACTTTGTTGATGTCATTTGGATTATTTTGTTTTGTCTGATCTATGTGTGGCAGTGATTGATCCAGAGCCAGGAGCAGGAGCGAATCACAATTGCCGAATGACTAAAGGAGCGCAATCATGATTATTGACGATCAACATTACGATGTCATCATTGTTGGTACAGGTG from Kovacikia minuta CCNUW1 carries:
- a CDS encoding nuclear transport factor 2 family protein; translated protein: MTDTEASNLALVRSYLAAIEAGAVDDDLGKFFTPDAVQVELPNLLNPKGGESDLPTILARSKQGQKLLSAQRYEIRSEIAQGSRAAVEVLWTGTLALALGELAAGSTIRACFAMFFEFSHGQIRSQRNYDCFEPW
- a CDS encoding DUF2231 domain-containing protein, with translation MNPELIEQLGSQLGANGLPYTIPIHPNLVHLTLGLFIIAIAFDIAGALFPLEKSILKFLSLTVIRSNFFDVGWYNMLAAAIITFFTVAAGFYEMLLATPPADVKSAWGLGAMETMLWHGVGGVLLLAMIVGMTVWRGFQRFLWRNDMGRQVQWSYLLVGLVIFFLMFLHGTLGAHLAGEFGVHNTADRLLRAGENPNVILSK
- a CDS encoding cytochrome c oxidase subunit II, with the translated sequence MKLSNILTLVAIAAVLVLASLWMAHQSHSWLPPVATEEARLVDELFSLLVGLGTFIFLGVSGFIFYSVLTQRTSRFDLSDGPPIEGNTTLEIVWTGIPILLVFFIAGYSYHIYEKMAIRGPMEIVHLHTPLEMQTAYAAPLNSEPVEEIEVHAKQWAWSFHYPEKNVTSSELHLPANHRVKLAMQTEDVIHGFYVPDFRLKQDIIPNRTIDFEFTPIREGKYRLNDSQFSGTYFAIMQANVVVESPEQYDQWLNQTATQKLVPANNQPFDEYTKRSKKGLRSGWKTVPPAPPPLVNHAGEL
- a CDS encoding cytochrome c oxidase subunit 3, which encodes MESSVSSEQVQQKVHQESEHTHDVQGTSLFGFIVFLLSESVIFLSFFAGYIALKTTTPDWLPPGVEGLETHDPLINTIVLVSSSFVIYFAEEALKKNKLTLFRLLWLLTSAMGIYFLVGQAIEWRGLPFGFTSGAFGGTFYLLTGFHGLHVLTGILLQFLMLARSFFPGNYTKGHTGVTEVSLFWHFVDVIWIILFCLIYVWQ
- a CDS encoding DUF2231 domain-containing protein — protein: MLDFLPPLNDHNLPYPDTIHPIVVHFVIAMVLFAFLCDVIGYFTRNVRLFEVSWWNLFFATLSIFIAVLFGQVEAGLAEPYDVVEPVLNLHTLIGWSLSAILAGLTAWRFILRSRDPQTLPLPYLGVGVLITCLVCFQIYLGDKLVWIYGLHTVPVIEATRNGVL
- the glmU gene encoding bifunctional UDP-N-acetylglucosamine diphosphorylase/glucosamine-1-phosphate N-acetyltransferase GlmU, with the protein product MVAVAILAAGRGTRMKSDLPKVLHQMGGKSLVEWVLGSLSEIEPVRRLVIVGYRSELVQQALSKLDTSEAYPELEFVEQTEQLGTGHAVQQLLPHLQGFEGDLLILNGDVPLLRPQTLRLLLQTHRDRQNPATILTAHLPNPKGYGRVFCNGQNILQQIVEDRDCTAAQKQNHRINAGVYCFRWQDLAEVLPRLSAENDQKEYYLTDAVNFLDPVTVVDVEDYQEILGINDRKQLSTAYGILQTRIKDNWMAAGVTLIDPDSITIDDTVQLEPDVVVEPETHLRGKTVIQSGSRIGPGSLIENSQIGKNATVLYSVVTDSTVADGTRIGPFAHLRGHAETGVNCRIGNFVELKNTKLGDRTNVAHLSYLGDTTTGNQVNIGAGTITANYDGVNKHPTTIGDRSKTGSNSVLVAPIAIGKDVNIAAGSTITEDVPDDCLVIARSRQVVKPGWRLKSRQKPD
- the mgsA gene encoding methylglyoxal synthase, with product MPTTIALIAHDAKKEEIASFAAQHAPLLKRYRLIATDTTGQRIQDVAGLVVERKLSGPMGGDAQIAAEVVAGTVVAVIFLVDALYAQPHEPGLQVISRVCNVHNVLLATNLITAEAIAARLAKTLVAHLIYNPVSGQGNAEQDLSFIQQMLEPHLHLEVHETTSDVGAEELVKEAITADADIVIASGGDGTVSAVAGALIGSGIPLGIIPRGTANAFAVALGIPRLLPIRNACQIILAGHTKQVDVARCNGMPMILLAGVGYEAEMVERASRELKDQWGAMAYLMAGWQLLDEQGQFDAEIEAEGEVHQFQANAITIANAAPPTSVLAQGAGEVLFDDGLLDVTIATAETKLQAVTTMLTMLGSALVKGGRQNQNVVHGRARKLKVKTNPPQKVVVDGEIVGTTPIEVECIPDGLTVLVPG
- the ctaD gene encoding cytochrome c oxidase subunit I, translated to MTNIPVEGIGIPGEKPKFQPPPGWKRYFSFSTDHKVIGIQYLVTSFTFFLIGGFLAMIIRAELITPESDLIDRTLYNSMFTMHGTIMIFLWIFPSLVGLSNYLVPLMIGARDMAFPRLNAAAFWLIPVVGILLMASFFLPDGTAQAGWWVYPPVSLQNPGGHLISGQAVWILAVAISGISSIMGAVNFVATIVKMRAPGMTFFRMPVFVWTVLSAQLIQLTALPALTAGAVMLLFDLTVGTSFFNSAKGGNPVLFQHFFWFYSHPAVYVMALPAFGIFSEVIPVYARKPLFGYKVVAVSSLLIAGVSLLVWVHHMFTSGTPGWMRMIFMLSSMCVGVPTGIKIFAWTATLWKGKIRLQTPMLFALGAVLMFLFAGITGIMLASVPIDIHVNNTYFVVGHFHYVVYGTVTMGLFAGIYHWFPKMTGRMYYEGLGVLHFWLAFIGTNLNFLPMHPLGLQGMLRRVSSYDPEYAFWNVLASLGAFLLGISTLPFILNLLGAWVQGEKAPDNPWRAIGLEWLVSSPPPIENFAEIPIVVSEPYGYGKDEPLVENAAAVRGE
- a CDS encoding NAD(P)/FAD-dependent oxidoreductase yields the protein MSHPESSTIILGAGFVGLFTALHLVHRHYPAPIILVDKSDRFSFKPLLYEYLSGELTPNEVVPSYTTLLKGSGVQFIQDTVEHIDLQQQQVQLGKGSAYPYSNLVLALGSVPAFFAEGASDHALTFQSKVDVDRLREHLQSTLHRAAQSTDAEERQHLLTTTIVGGGPAGVELSMTLGDVLPEWYRDRGGNPAELKVVLLNRGDILAGDINSHLRAIAKQSFQKRKIPIEFRMGASVTAIRPGVVEYTRENQAEQLAAGTIVWTAGTTVNPLIKMLPIAAENRTKRGQVHVLPTLQLPEYPAVFAAGDCAVVVEAGNEQRLPATAQVAYQQGATIAHNLLNQVKHLSLQPAQVSLRGTLMKLGFDTAVANLFDRYEITGKAGQLIREGTYLGMLPTPLHDFKASEEWFVDELFDRHAPNSL